A genomic region of Nerophis lumbriciformis linkage group LG28, RoL_Nlum_v2.1, whole genome shotgun sequence contains the following coding sequences:
- the LOC133570654 gene encoding uncharacterized protein, with protein MSTLHMLRALVDQRLTAAVEEIFVVLERTIAEYEAELSRTKEENNQLLDAVFKKHQVVLHRTDVVEEHLPREQEEEPQPHHIKEEEDVPHSHHIKEGGEEPQPPHITEEDETHSVKLSLHIKGQAADPLVLHSKNEEEDPLTPHFKEQENPLTPHIKEEKEDPLNPYFKEEEEDQEPLYIKEEEEEHRISQPKWSEEFPVTGVPVKSEDDEVKGESEEKREAEPPSSSSTQHMTTEADGDHCGGSQADKILAPLSDSEDTTSHSPDTDDEHSKDDATCHTDNTHFTCSHCDKTFKYHCRLKTHMRTHTGEKPFICSLCCKGFVESRYLKVHMRRHTGEKPFICSLCGKGFVQSHNLKLHMRTHTAEKPFICSLCGKGFVQSHNLKVHMRTHTAEKPFICSLCGKGFVQSQNLKVHMRTHTGEKPFICSLCGKGFVQSQNLKVHMRRHTAE; from the exons atgtctacattacacatgttgagagcgttggtggatcagcgactaactgctgccgttgaagaaatatttgtagtgttagaaagaacgatagcagaatatgaggcggaactttctagaacaaaggaggagaacaatcaactactggacgctgttttcaagaaacatcaagttgtgttacacagaacag ATGTCGTAGAAGAACATCTTCCTCGTGAGCAGGAAGAAGAGCCACAGCCccaccacattaaagaggaagaagatgtACCACATTCCCATCACATTAAAGAGGGAGGGGAGGAGCCACAACCCCCCCATATTACAGAGGAAGACGAGACGCATAGTGTTAAACTGTCCCTTCACATTAAAGGTCAAGCGGCGGACCCACTGGTCTTACACAGCAAAaatgaagaggaggacccactgacccctcacTTTAAGGAGCAAGAGAACCCGctgacccctcacattaaagaggaaaaggaggacccactgaacccctactttaaagaggaagaggaggaccaagAGCCGCtgtacattaaagaggaagaggaggagcaccGCATCAGTCAGCCGAAATGGTcggaggagttcccagtgactggtgtccctgtgaagagtgaagatgatgaggtcaaaggtgaaagtgaggagaagagagaggcggagcctccaagcagcagctcaacacaacacatgacaacagaagctgatggagaccactgtggaggatcacaagcagacaagatcttagctccactatcagatagtgaggacacaacgtcacactctcctgacactgatgatgaacactctaaagatgatgcaacatgtcacactgacaacactcacttcacatgttcccactgtgacaaaacttttaaataccattgtcgtctgaaaacacacatgagaacacacactggagaaaaaccttttatctgttcactctgttgtaaaggttttgtagaaagtcgctatttgaaagtacacatgagaagacacactggtgaaaaaccttttatctgttcgctctgtggtaaaggttttgtacaaagtcacaatttgaaactacacatgagaacacacactgctgaaaaaccttttatctgttcactctgtggtaaaggttttgtacaaagtcacaatttgaaagtacacatgagaacacacactgctgagaaaccttttatctgttcactctgtggtaaaggttttgtacaaagtcagaatttgaaagtacacatgagaacacacactggtgaaaaaccttttatctgttcactctgtggtaaaggttttgtacaaagtcagaatttgaaagtacacatgagaagacacactgctgagtag